TGTTGGCTTCGACAAAGATGGCAATATCACTGAATCGGGTGGCTTACTCATTCAAAAGCTCCCAGGTGCACCAGATGGACAAATTGACCTCCTACAAGAGCGCTTAGCTTCCTTCCCAGCGGTGCATACTTTCTTTGAAGATGGCCAGTACATCGATGATGTAATGCAAAAAGTGATGTCGCCATTGAAGGTTAAAGAGTTATCGCGCCAGTTGGTAGATTTCTTCTGCCGTTGCAGTAAAAAACGTTTCTTGAATGCGTTATCGATGTTGAATCACGACGACCTCAAAGACATGAAGGATGAGTCGCAAGAAATTGTTTGCCAGTACTGCAACAATAGAGAGAATATCTCGAAAGAGGAGATCGCAGCATTGATTTCTACATCGCAAGCCAAAATGAACTAACATGGATAATCTGAGGGATAACGACGTTAAATACATTGTAAATAGAGCTACAATGTTTCAAAAGTTTTATGGAACTACTTCCACCAACGTCGATCCCTCTTTTCGTGAGCGCTACCCTCATCTTTTTGAGCTCACAGATTCCATGAACTTAAATCCGGCTTGCGTGTGCGAAGCCATTTTAGAATTTGAAGGGGTTCCTGTTGAGGACCCTTTAATTTTAGATGCGGGTGCACACCATGCTGAAATTCTAGGCTTTGCCAACGGCACGTTAGATCAAGACACCTTTCGAGAGCTGAAGGCCAATGTGGAGTACCACTTTTTAACGAGGGGCCGTATTTCACGTCGTAAGAATAAAACAATATGGAAAGCTGAACCCACCGGTTTCTCCCGTTTTATTCGCACTCGGAATTCAGGAGAAGTTCATTTTGAACAAAAAGACGGCAAACTTCTGATTAGAGCGAAGCAGAATCTGAAGACCTTAAATAAATTTCTTTTGTTTGCACTGCCTCCTGGCATCGGGGGCACCTTAATGGTAAGTGCGGTGATTACTGGAAATAGTAGTTCAAGCGATGCCGCTCCGATGTTAATTTTTGGAACCATTTTCATGACGGTGGCATTCTTAATATCACGTTTTGTGAAGCGCCGCAAGCAAAAAAGGAAAAATGAACTCGTGGATTTGGTGGAAACACTTCAGCATACCTTAGAACGCCGAAGAAAAGGAAAAGGAGTAAACACCGCTGCTACAGCCACTGCAACGCAAAGTGGTCAAATTCAGATACCTGATATTGAACTTGAGGGCGACGAACAGAATATTGATTCAATTGAATTAAACTTACGACGAGAACAACAATAGGAGAGCTTTTATTATGGCAACCAAAGTGGTGATAATAGGAGGCGGCTTTGGTGGTATTTCTGTTGCCAAGCAGCTTTCTTCTTCGGAATTCGAAGTAACCTTAATAGACAAAACGAATCACCATTTATTTCAGCCTTTGCTATATCAGGTAGCAACAGCCGCTCTTTCTCCCGGCGACATCGCTATTCCCATCCGAGCGATCTTCAGCAAAAGAAAAAATCTGAATGTGATATTAGGTGAAGTCACTGATATCCAAAAAGACGCCCAACAAGTTCAGCTAAAGGATGGCGAACTCATCCCATTCGACTATCTGATATTAGCACCTGGTTCACAATACAATTACTTCGGCAACGACGATTGGAAGTCGCATGCTCCCGGCCTTAAGTCATTGGGTGATGCCCTTCAAATTCGAGAACGCATTCTTCTATCATTGGAAAAAGCGGAACGCCTTAAGGATGCATCAAAACGAGCACCTTATCTCACTTATGTGATTATAGGAGGCGGACCTACCGGCGTTGAAACAGCTGGTTCTATCGCTGAGATTGCAAAGCGGAATATGATGCGTGACTTCAAGAATATTAAAAAAGATGAAACGCGTATCGTCTTAGTTGAAGCGGCTCAAAACGTGTTAAATGGCTACCCCGACGAACTATCGGATGTGGCTAAAAACGACTTGGAGAAAATGGGAGTACAGGTTCTACTTAATACTCCCGTTAAAGACATTACTGATGAAGGGGTTCAGCTTGAGGACCAATTCATTGAAACACCCAATGTTATTTGGGCCGCAGGTACCGCTGCTTCCCCTTTGCTTCAGTGTTTAGGTGAAGACCTTGATAAAGCTGGGCGGGTTAAAGTTCAGGCAGATTTAAGTATCAGCGATAACCCTAATATTTTTGTAATCGGCGATGCTGCTTATTTCGAAGACAAAGATAATAACCCCTTACCCGGCGTGGCGCCTGTAGCACTTCAACAGGGTAAGTACGTAGGGGAGCTGATAAATGATGAGCAAAAAGGAAAAGCTCGTTCCAACTTTAAGTATTTAGACAAAGGAATGATGGCTACAATTGGTAGAGCTAAGGCTATTGCCAACATCCGTGGCATTAAAGTAAGTGGGTTCATTGCTTGGTTGATGTGGGGCTTTATCCACATCTTTTTCTTGATTGGCTTCCGCAATAGATTTCGGGTATTTGCCGAATGGATATGGCATTATCTTACCTTCAAGCGAGGGGTGCGTTTAATCACAGAACGCAAGAAAGAAGACTAAGCGTAGTCGACTCTTTCTTAAATAGAGAAGCTGGTTCCACAACCGCAGTTTTCCACTGCATTGGGGTTCTCGAACGTAAAGCCACGTGCATCTAAGCCATCGGGGTAGTCAATTTCGATACCTTCTAAGTAGAGCAGGTGATCGGATGAGACAATGATTTCTACACCAAAGTTTTCGAATACAACATCGTCTTCCGTGCGGTGATCTAATCCGAGTTTATAACTCAGCCCTGAACAACCTCCGCCTTCAACAGCTACGCGTAGATATAGTGATTCATCTAAGCCTTCTTGGGCCTTAATTTCTTTTACTTGCTTGGCGGCACGTTCGGTTAGAGTAACAGGCTCGCCGGTAAGTTCTCTTTTCTCCTCTTCTTGAGAAGTTTCTGTTTCATCAACGTCTATGAGTGACGCGATGATATCGTCTAGATTATCTTCTTGGGTATTCATTGTTCTCCTTATTTAGAACAAGTCAAAACTACGAACTTTTATTGGAAAATGTATAATGCAGAACGCCTTTATCTTCGAACATATCGAGTACTCCGGCACTCGCTAAATTCACCAATATTTTGCCCGCTCTATAGGTCGTTACATTGGCCAGAATGGAAAAGCGTTCAATGGTGATATCTCCGTATTCATTCAAAAAACGGAACAGCTCACGCTCTCGTTCACCGTACTCGAAAGTAACGCCTTCGGTATCAGCACCGTTCTTCAATATCTCGATATAATCGTCGCTAGCGGCTATACATTCATCATCTTGGCGTATATAAACCACACGTTTTTTCTTTCCTTTTACAGCTACGGGTTTGTTCTCAACCTCGGGTACTTCCACAATTAGAACATCGCGTTTGCTGTAGTGAAGCAATTCAATTTTGATTGGGATGGGAGGTACGCAAAGCTCTTCGGCTGCTTGTTGAAGCCAGAATTCTTCTTCTAAATAACTTTCTATGCCTGTGATATCGCCGTTGTCTTCTACGCCGATGAGAATGCGCCCACCTTTTGTATTGGCAAAGGCCACCATTTCGCGTGCGATTTTTTCGGGAGAAGCAACCTTGTGCTTAAACTCTAAGAACGAACTTTCACCGGTAGCTACTAAGTTTCTAAGGTCTTGCTTACTCAGCGCAGACACCGACACGGAACCGATGTTCTGCATATAAAATTCGTACTCGTCTTCCATTATGTAAACGCTAAGCGAACTTAGCTTTTTGGTTATAGCGACACTTCGTCTTTTGGATCGCGTGTCATTAACGCATTCAAAGCGTCTTTAGGGTCTACATCTTCAAAAAGAACTTTATAAACCGCTGCTGTGATAGGCATATCCACATTGTTTGCTACTGCCCAGTCGTGCACCGATTTCGTTGTTTTGATCCCTTCAGCCACCATGCGCATACTCTTGATGATCTCGTCTAATTTCTTGCCTAATCCAATCTGATGCCCTACATATCGGTTTCGGCTATGCTGTGAGGTACAGGTTACGATTAGATCGCCCATTCCGGTTAAGCCCGAAAAGGTTTCGGCGTAGGCTCCTAACATCACGCCCATTCTTTTCATTTCATGAAGTCCGCGAGTAATCAAAGCTGCTTTGGCATTATCTCCTAACTCGGCACTGTCGATTACACCGGCTGCAATTGCCATGATATTCTTTACAGATCCTCCAACTTCAACCCCTTTGATGTCGTTGTTCAAGTACACTCTGAACATAGGCGTCATAAAAGTGTCTTGAATAAGCCGTGCTGTTCGAGTAGAATAAGCCGCCGCTACCACGGTTGTTGGTTTTAGCAAGGCCACTTCCTCAGCATGACTAGGGCCATACAGCACTCCTATATTGTCTTCGTAGGTTGTGCCTTCCATCACCTCAACTAGGATTTGAGACATGGTCTTAAAGGTGTCGTTCTCTATCCCTTTTGATACAACCACTAAAATCTCGTGTCCATCTAGGCAGGGTTTTATCTTTGCTGCTACTTCTCGCAAGGTATGAGAAGGAGTAGCAAAGATGATCATATCCTGATCCATCAAACAATGCTCGAGATTGTTATATGCTTTGATCGACTTTGGGAGCTCTAAATCTGTTAGGTAGGCAGGGTTGCGATGGTCGTTATTGATACCATCCACAACTTCTTGTTCTCGTGCCCAGATCTGAACGGTATTACCGGCAGTATCTAATACGGTAGCTAGTGCTGTTCCAAAACTACCGGCGCCTATAATGGTAACGTTTCTCATGAGTTTACTTGTTCTAAATCTTTTTCTGCTTCTTCGTCACCCTCTTCGGGTACATCTTTTTTCTTTTTTGAAGAACCAACTTTGCTTTCTGTTCCCGCTATTAACCGCTGAATATTCGTTTTATGCTTCACAATGATACCTGTGGCTATAACAATACCAAAGATAATCATACTCCCATCAACGATTTTATCCATGCCGAATACATAGCGCATCACTAACAAACTAATAGGATATAAAAAGGAACCCAAAATGGATGCTAATGAAACATAGCGTGTAAGAAGGATGGTAAGTACAAATACGATCGAAGAAATTCCGATGGAGATGGGCTCGATTCCGAATAGCATACCACAAGCCGTTGCTGCGCCTTTACCGCCTTTAAACCCTGCAAATAATGGGAACATGTGGCCAATTACGGCAAACAGTCCGCAACTGATTTTAAGGAAAGCGTCTACTTCCCAGTTGGGTGGCGAGAGTGGGCCATCGAACAGACCCCATGCCATGGCACTTACAAAATATGAAGCCACAAAGCCCTTCAAGAAGTCCATTGCAAAAACGGTAACTCCTGCGGGCCAACCTAAAACTCTAAATGTATTCGTGGTACCGGCGTTACCGCTACCATGATTTCTTATATCGACCCCTTTGGTGAGCTTACCTACCCAAATTGCTGAAGGTATGGAGCCCAACACAAAACTGATCGCTAAAACAGTAAGTGTTGCTAGCATGTATTATTAACTTTTACCTCAAGATACTATTGCAGAGGTATAAGAAAAAACTAAACGTGTCTTTCGGCGTGATATGATGAACGCACAAGCGGTCCACTTTCTACGTGACCGATGCCAAGTTTTTCCCCTATTTCTTTATACTCCGCGAACTGATCAGGGTGTACCCAATCTACCACAGCATGGTGCATCTTAGTTGGCTGCATGTATTGGCCAATGGTAAGAACATCCACTTTATGGTCCACGCAATCTTGCATGAGTTCAATTACTTCTTCCCTAGTTTCCCCTAATCCGACCATGATGCCGGTTTTTGATTTAATTCCTGCTTCCTTCACGCGCAGTAGTAGCTCAAGCGAACGCTCATATTTAGCCTGAGGACGTACTCGGCGGTACTTACGCGGCACCGTCTCTAAATTATGGCTTAGTACATCTGGAGGCGTATCGATTACGATTTGAAGTGCATCCCATACTCCTCTAAAATCTGGAATCAACGACTCGATCGTCACGCCTGGGATAGCTTCTCTAAGTGCTGTATGTGTGGCTGCAAAGATAGGTGCTCCACCGTCTTTTCTATCATCACGGTTGATAGAGGTAAGTACCACGTGCTTTAATTTCATTTTTGCTGCAGCATCGGCTACACGTGCTGGTTCTTCCCAATCTAGTTCTGCTGGTGGGCGACCTGTTTTAATGGCACAGAATGCACACGAACGAGTACAAACATCACCCAGAATCATAAAGGTTGCGGTACCTGCACCCCAGCATTCACCCATGTTAGGGCAGCGAGCTTCTGAACATACAGTGTTCAGATTATTCTCATTTATCGTATCTAGTACTTCTTTAAACTTCTCTCCTGATGGAAGTTTTACCCTTAACCATTCGGGGCGGCGTTGTACTGATTTCTTTTCTACTACTTGCAGTTCTTTGATCATGGGAATGCCTTTAAAAAAATTAGTCTTGCATGGCTATTTCTGATATTTCAATTCAAAGCCATCAAGACTCGTAAAGTTACAAAAAATTCTTCTTTAGTTCTTCCAGTGTGCCGGCTTTCACAATGGGAGTTTCAAACACCTCGCTGAAGTGAAAAACTATCCGTTCTTTTACTTCTTGAAGCTCAATATGATTGCCTGTTAGCTCTTGTAAACTCGTAACGGCTTTATCTTGAATTCCGCAGGGCACAATGTTCGAAAAATAACTCAAATCTGTGTTCACATTGAGCGCAAAACCGTGCATGGTTACCCAGCGTGAACAACGAATGCCCATCGCACATATTTTCTGTTCACCTACCCAAACGCCAGTTAACCCGTCAATTCTTCCGGCTTCAAAACCATAGTCAGCAACCGTGCGAATGATAACCTCTTCCAAGAACCTTAGGTACTTATGGATGTCGGTAAAATGGCGGTCTAAATCTAAAATTGGGTACCCAACAATTTGCCCTGGTCCGTGATAGGTGATATCCCCGCCACGATCGATTTTCACAAACTCGGCATCCCATTGCTGAAGTTCAGCCATAGAGCGCAGCATATTTTCTTCCGCGCCACTTTTCCCTAGGGTATATACATGGGGATGCTCAACAAACAGAAGCGCGTCATTTTTCCGAATGCCTTCAAAAACGCCTTTTTGCTCCGCTCTTTTCTCATCAATTAACACCTGTTGAACCTTGTGCTGAAGATCCCAAACGGGCTTATAAGAGCCTTGACCTATATCATATAAATCTATGGTTTTTTCCATGGGGTCCAAGATACGCAGATTCGGATTAAATATTTGAGGATGGGAGAGAGCTAGAACTCGATAGGTTGCTTGTTGGCCGACTGTTTAAACTCACCACTTATTGAAACAAAAAATGGCTCCACAAGGGAGCCATTAATACTTAGTTCATAAAGTGCGTGCAAAAATTCTGACACACTTTGAATCCCCTTTCAAGAGGGGATTTAGATCCGTGCCAATTAAAAATTAATCAGCACATCAATGATCTTATTTCTTTTTAACGGGAGTTCCTAAGTGAACACCTTCATTGTATGCTTCAGCAACTGCTTCCATTACCGCCTCAGATAGAGTTGGGTGTGGGTGAACAGCGCTAATGATTTCATGACCTGTAGTTTCAAGATCACGAGCTACAACAGCTTCAGCAACCATTTCAGTAACGCCAAATCCGATCATGTGGCAACCTAACCACTCGCCGTATTTCGCATCAAATACTACTTTCACGAAACCTTCTTCGTGACCAAGTGCTGTTGCTTTACCACTTGCAGAAAGTGGGAATTTCCCAACTTTTACGTCATAGCCTTCTTCTTTCGCTGCTTTTTCAGTTAAACCAACAGAAGCTACTTGAGGCTCACAGTAAGTACATCCTGGGATGTTGCTGTAGTTAATTGGCTTAGGGTTCATGCCAGCTAGAAGCTCAACACACACGGTTGCTTCATGAGAAGCTTTGTGCGCTAACCAAGGTGCACCGATGATATCACCAATTGCGTAGATACCGTCAACGCCGGTTGAGTAGTCAGACTTATCAACAACGATAGCGCCTTTTTCAACTTTCACGCCAATCTCTTCAAGGCCTAGACCTTCCACGTTTCCAGTTACACCAACTGCCGAAAGCACAACATCTGCTTCGATCTCTTCTTTACCTTTTTTGGTGTTCACTGTTACTTTAACGCCGTTACCTTTCTTCTCAACTTTTTCAACGGTGCTCTCAAGAAGTAAGTTCATGCCTTTCTTCTTGTAGATCTTACCAAGCTCTTTTCCAACGTCTTGGTCTTCAACAGGCACAAGTGTTTTCTGAAGTTCAACGATAGTTACTTCCGTACCTAAAGTGTGGTAGAAGTATGCGAACTCAACGCCAATTGCGCCGGCACCCATAATTACCATTTTCTTAGGCTGCTTGTCCATTTGCATCGCCTTTTCAGAATCGATGATAAGCTTACCATCAATTTCTAAATTAGGAATCTGGCGTGGACGAGCACCTGTAGCAATAATAAATTTCTTTGCTTTGATAGTGTCGGTTTCTTTTCCTTTTTCGTCTTTAACAGCTAATTCTGTTTTAGACTTGAAAGAACCTTCACCCATGAACACGTCAATCTTGTTGGCT
This DNA window, taken from Balneola vulgaris DSM 17893, encodes the following:
- a CDS encoding NAD(P)/FAD-dependent oxidoreductase, with amino-acid sequence MATKVVIIGGGFGGISVAKQLSSSEFEVTLIDKTNHHLFQPLLYQVATAALSPGDIAIPIRAIFSKRKNLNVILGEVTDIQKDAQQVQLKDGELIPFDYLILAPGSQYNYFGNDDWKSHAPGLKSLGDALQIRERILLSLEKAERLKDASKRAPYLTYVIIGGGPTGVETAGSIAEIAKRNMMRDFKNIKKDETRIVLVEAAQNVLNGYPDELSDVAKNDLEKMGVQVLLNTPVKDITDEGVQLEDQFIETPNVIWAAGTAASPLLQCLGEDLDKAGRVKVQADLSISDNPNIFVIGDAAYFEDKDNNPLPGVAPVALQQGKYVGELINDEQKGKARSNFKYLDKGMMATIGRAKAIANIRGIKVSGFIAWLMWGFIHIFFLIGFRNRFRVFAEWIWHYLTFKRGVRLITERKKED
- a CDS encoding HesB/IscA family protein, with protein sequence MNTQEDNLDDIIASLIDVDETETSQEEEKRELTGEPVTLTERAAKQVKEIKAQEGLDESLYLRVAVEGGGCSGLSYKLGLDHRTEDDVVFENFGVEIIVSSDHLLYLEGIEIDYPDGLDARGFTFENPNAVENCGCGTSFSI
- a CDS encoding helix-turn-helix domain-containing protein; translation: MEDEYEFYMQNIGSVSVSALSKQDLRNLVATGESSFLEFKHKVASPEKIAREMVAFANTKGGRILIGVEDNGDITGIESYLEEEFWLQQAAEELCVPPIPIKIELLHYSKRDVLIVEVPEVENKPVAVKGKKKRVVYIRQDDECIAASDDYIEILKNGADTEGVTFEYGERERELFRFLNEYGDITIERFSILANVTTYRAGKILVNLASAGVLDMFEDKGVLHYTFSNKSS
- a CDS encoding NAD(P)H-dependent glycerol-3-phosphate dehydrogenase, producing the protein MRNVTIIGAGSFGTALATVLDTAGNTVQIWAREQEVVDGINNDHRNPAYLTDLELPKSIKAYNNLEHCLMDQDMIIFATPSHTLREVAAKIKPCLDGHEILVVVSKGIENDTFKTMSQILVEVMEGTTYEDNIGVLYGPSHAEEVALLKPTTVVAAAYSTRTARLIQDTFMTPMFRVYLNNDIKGVEVGGSVKNIMAIAAGVIDSAELGDNAKAALITRGLHEMKRMGVMLGAYAETFSGLTGMGDLIVTCTSQHSRNRYVGHQIGLGKKLDEIIKSMRMVAEGIKTTKSVHDWAVANNVDMPITAAVYKVLFEDVDPKDALNALMTRDPKDEVSL
- the plsY gene encoding glycerol-3-phosphate 1-O-acyltransferase PlsY, with amino-acid sequence MLATLTVLAISFVLGSIPSAIWVGKLTKGVDIRNHGSGNAGTTNTFRVLGWPAGVTVFAMDFLKGFVASYFVSAMAWGLFDGPLSPPNWEVDAFLKISCGLFAVIGHMFPLFAGFKGGKGAATACGMLFGIEPISIGISSIVFVLTILLTRYVSLASILGSFLYPISLLVMRYVFGMDKIVDGSMIIFGIVIATGIIVKHKTNIQRLIAGTESKVGSSKKKKDVPEEGDEEAEKDLEQVNS
- the lipA gene encoding lipoyl synthase yields the protein MIKELQVVEKKSVQRRPEWLRVKLPSGEKFKEVLDTINENNLNTVCSEARCPNMGECWGAGTATFMILGDVCTRSCAFCAIKTGRPPAELDWEEPARVADAAAKMKLKHVVLTSINRDDRKDGGAPIFAATHTALREAIPGVTIESLIPDFRGVWDALQIVIDTPPDVLSHNLETVPRKYRRVRPQAKYERSLELLLRVKEAGIKSKTGIMVGLGETREEVIELMQDCVDHKVDVLTIGQYMQPTKMHHAVVDWVHPDQFAEYKEIGEKLGIGHVESGPLVRSSYHAERHV
- the lipB gene encoding lipoyl(octanoyl) transferase LipB; this translates as MEKTIDLYDIGQGSYKPVWDLQHKVQQVLIDEKRAEQKGVFEGIRKNDALLFVEHPHVYTLGKSGAEENMLRSMAELQQWDAEFVKIDRGGDITYHGPGQIVGYPILDLDRHFTDIHKYLRFLEEVIIRTVADYGFEAGRIDGLTGVWVGEQKICAMGIRCSRWVTMHGFALNVNTDLSYFSNIVPCGIQDKAVTSLQELTGNHIELQEVKERIVFHFSEVFETPIVKAGTLEELKKNFL
- the lpdA gene encoding dihydrolipoyl dehydrogenase, which codes for MAKEFDVCVIGSGPGGYVAAIRASQLGFKTAIVEKRHLGGVCLNIGCIPTKALLRSAEVLESIQHADDYGISVKDVKADFGGIVKRSRGVANKMSKGVQFLMKANKIDVFMGEGSFKSKTELAVKDEKGKETDTIKAKKFIIATGARPRQIPNLEIDGKLIIDSEKAMQMDKQPKKMVIMGAGAIGVEFAYFYHTLGTEVTIVELQKTLVPVEDQDVGKELGKIYKKKGMNLLLESTVEKVEKKGNGVKVTVNTKKGKEEIEADVVLSAVGVTGNVEGLGLEEIGVKVEKGAIVVDKSDYSTGVDGIYAIGDIIGAPWLAHKASHEATVCVELLAGMNPKPINYSNIPGCTYCEPQVASVGLTEKAAKEEGYDVKVGKFPLSASGKATALGHEEGFVKVVFDAKYGEWLGCHMIGFGVTEMVAEAVVARDLETTGHEIISAVHPHPTLSEAVMEAVAEAYNEGVHLGTPVKKK